A genomic region of Caulobacter sp. NIBR2454 contains the following coding sequences:
- a CDS encoding phasin family protein, protein MAATAETLKSTVEQFTTAGNQAFKDNIEKSLAALNEMNVHSKKNLEAVVASVTAATKGAEALGAQAIAFSKKSVEDQVSAAKTLASAKSVQEAIELQTAFAKTAMETYLAEVAKWTETVSASVKESVQPLNERVTATVERVQAAR, encoded by the coding sequence ATGGCCGCCACCGCCGAGACCCTGAAGTCCACCGTCGAGCAGTTCACGACCGCCGGCAATCAAGCGTTCAAGGACAATATCGAAAAGTCCCTGGCCGCCCTGAACGAAATGAACGTTCACTCGAAGAAGAATCTGGAAGCTGTCGTCGCTTCGGTCACTGCGGCCACCAAGGGCGCCGAAGCTCTGGGCGCCCAGGCCATCGCGTTCTCCAAGAAGTCGGTCGAAGATCAGGTGAGCGCCGCCAAGACGCTGGCTTCGGCCAAGAGCGTCCAGGAAGCCATCGAGCTTCAAACCGCCTTCGCCAAGACGGCTATGGAGACCTACCTGGCTGAAGTCGCCAAGTGGACCGAGACCGTGTCGGCCTCGGTGAAGGAGTCGGTGCAACCGCTGAACGAGCGCGTCACCGCCACCGTCGAGCGCGTCCAGGCCGCCCGCTAA
- the mipZ gene encoding division plane-positioning ATPase MipZ — protein sequence MSQANVIVVGNEKGGAGKSTIAVHLATALLHGGAKVAIMDLDLRQSTLGHFFANRRAWVAAKGVELPMPIDATYGEEGVAMAKASDDEQIARFEKTFAEVAEQVDFILIDTPGGDTAVSRLAHGRADLIVTPMNDSFVDFDMLGVVDPVTLEVTRPSLYAQTVWEARKQRAATAGKSLDWVVLSNRMATTEARNRKRVSDRMQALSRKTGFRMGPGLRDRVIYRELFPFGLTIADLSAQIRPVPVSLTHVAARQELRALMHFVGLSAYSGEVLLAAQ from the coding sequence ATGTCGCAGGCGAACGTCATTGTCGTCGGCAACGAAAAGGGCGGGGCGGGCAAGTCCACCATCGCCGTCCACCTCGCCACGGCGCTGCTGCATGGCGGCGCGAAGGTGGCGATCATGGATCTTGATCTGCGTCAGAGCACCCTGGGCCACTTCTTCGCCAACCGCCGCGCGTGGGTGGCGGCCAAGGGCGTTGAGCTGCCCATGCCGATCGACGCCACCTATGGCGAGGAAGGCGTGGCCATGGCCAAGGCTTCCGACGACGAGCAGATCGCCCGCTTCGAGAAGACCTTCGCCGAAGTCGCCGAACAGGTGGACTTCATCCTGATCGACACTCCCGGCGGCGACACCGCCGTCTCGCGCTTGGCTCATGGCCGCGCGGACCTGATCGTCACGCCGATGAACGACAGCTTCGTCGACTTCGACATGCTGGGCGTGGTCGATCCCGTGACTTTGGAAGTCACTCGCCCCAGCCTCTACGCCCAGACGGTGTGGGAGGCCCGCAAGCAGCGCGCCGCGACTGCCGGCAAGTCCTTGGACTGGGTCGTGCTGTCGAACCGGATGGCCACCACCGAGGCCCGCAATCGCAAGCGCGTCAGCGACCGGATGCAGGCGCTGTCGCGCAAGACGGGTTTCCGCATGGGGCCGGGCCTGCGTGACCGGGTGATCTATCGCGAGCTGTTTCCGTTCGGCCTGACCATCGCCGACCTGTCGGCGCAAATCCGGCCGGTGCCGGTGTCGCTGACCCACGTGGCGGCGCGTCAGGAACTACGGGCGCTGATGCATTTCGTTGGCCTTTCGGCCTATTCGGGCGAAGTTCTGCTCGCCGCCCAGTAA
- a CDS encoding patatin-like phospholipase family protein: MGRLFVQEQTRGGAAWFSLPGGTPLYDPGGPADELYFLRAGRLGAFRQEEGQEQQFLGVIRPGEPAGEMAFIAETPHSARVVALRDSEVLALPRDAFFEAADRDPLVMTELARLMILRSRQAATQASIGEPSVFGFLATNPGPPVRELVEAIGVAIEALGYEVAVAGAESLMAPMEWFANVERDHDFVLYAVESGEDAWKQVVGRQVDRLFRVGRGDQPPPPVAAAAYEPLQRQRLVDLILVQPAGLHRPSGSEAWLDVTQAARLFHIRDGDAYDVARIARLITGQSVGLVLSGGGARAYAHIGAIRALREFGVPIDFVGGASMGAIVAGGLAMGWEDAEMEARIRSAFVESSPVDDIAFPILALTHGEKVRARLNEHFGDEQISDLWLPFFCVSSNLTSGSYHVHRRGTLRNALRATISLPGVLPPVAEGGDVLVDGAVMKNFPADVMRAFQLGPIVGVDVTRGRSINAADMHRPKSWIRWLLSGEWRRGPPIVALLMRAATVTTGRDLATARTASDLLITPKVDGVDIRDWRAFEPAVQAGYLAAKKTLEGLDRPLAELRRRPSLRELAAQR; encoded by the coding sequence TTGGGACGCCTGTTCGTCCAGGAACAGACCCGCGGCGGCGCTGCGTGGTTCTCCCTGCCCGGCGGAACGCCCCTCTACGATCCAGGCGGCCCTGCGGACGAGCTCTACTTCCTGCGCGCCGGTCGGCTGGGCGCCTTTCGCCAGGAAGAGGGACAGGAGCAGCAGTTCCTCGGGGTGATCCGTCCAGGCGAGCCCGCCGGCGAGATGGCCTTCATCGCCGAAACGCCCCATTCCGCCCGTGTCGTCGCGCTGCGCGACAGTGAAGTTCTCGCCCTGCCCCGCGACGCCTTCTTCGAGGCGGCGGACCGCGATCCCTTGGTCATGACCGAGTTGGCGCGGTTGATGATCTTGCGTTCGCGGCAGGCCGCGACCCAGGCCTCCATCGGCGAGCCTTCAGTGTTCGGGTTTCTGGCCACCAATCCGGGCCCGCCCGTCCGTGAGCTGGTCGAGGCTATAGGCGTCGCGATCGAGGCCCTCGGTTACGAAGTCGCGGTCGCCGGCGCCGAGTCCCTGATGGCGCCCATGGAGTGGTTCGCCAATGTCGAGCGCGACCATGACTTCGTGCTCTACGCCGTGGAATCTGGCGAGGACGCATGGAAACAGGTGGTCGGCCGCCAGGTCGATCGCCTGTTCCGCGTCGGCCGGGGCGACCAGCCGCCGCCGCCCGTCGCCGCGGCCGCTTACGAACCCCTGCAACGACAGCGCCTCGTCGATCTGATCCTCGTCCAACCTGCCGGACTGCATCGCCCGTCAGGGTCCGAGGCTTGGTTGGATGTCACCCAGGCGGCGCGGCTTTTTCATATCCGGGACGGCGACGCCTATGACGTGGCCCGTATCGCCCGCCTTATCACCGGTCAGTCCGTAGGGCTGGTCCTCTCCGGCGGCGGCGCCCGCGCCTACGCCCATATCGGCGCGATCCGGGCGCTCCGCGAATTTGGCGTCCCCATCGACTTCGTTGGCGGCGCGTCCATGGGCGCGATCGTGGCCGGCGGCTTGGCCATGGGCTGGGAAGACGCGGAGATGGAGGCCCGGATCCGCAGCGCCTTCGTGGAATCCAGCCCGGTCGACGACATAGCCTTCCCCATCCTCGCCCTGACCCATGGCGAGAAGGTCCGCGCCCGTCTGAACGAACACTTCGGCGACGAACAGATCAGCGACCTTTGGCTGCCCTTCTTCTGCGTGTCGTCGAACCTGACCTCCGGCTCGTATCACGTGCATCGCCGGGGAACGCTGCGGAACGCCCTGCGCGCCACCATCTCCCTGCCCGGCGTGCTACCGCCCGTGGCGGAAGGTGGCGATGTGCTGGTGGATGGCGCGGTGATGAAGAACTTCCCGGCCGATGTCATGCGCGCCTTCCAACTCGGCCCGATCGTTGGCGTGGACGTCACTCGCGGCCGCAGCATCAACGCCGCCGACATGCATCGCCCCAAGTCCTGGATCAGATGGCTGCTCAGCGGCGAGTGGCGCAGGGGCCCGCCAATCGTCGCCCTGCTCATGCGCGCGGCCACCGTGACCACGGGCCGCGACCTGGCCACGGCCCGCACCGCGTCCGATCTTCTGATCACGCCCAAGGTCGATGGAGTCGACATCCGCGACTGGCGAGCGTTCGAGCCCGCGGTCCAGGCCGGCTATCTGGCCGCCAAGAAGACGCTGGAGGGTCTGGATCGCCCTCTGGCCGAACTTCGCCGTAGGCCCAGCCTCAGGGAGCTCGCTGCGCAACGATGA
- a CDS encoding carboxyl transferase domain-containing protein produces MPKLKSAIDSKGEAFARNAQTNRALAEQLHERVAQAALGGPEASRTRHTSRGKLLPRERVERLLDAGAPFLEVGQLAAHGLYGDEAPGAGVIAGVGRVSGREVMIVANDPTVKGGAYFPMTVKKHLRAQEIAQQNRLPCIYLVDSGGANLPHQAEVFPDRDHFGRIFFNQARMSAEGIAQIACVMGSCTAGGAYVPAMSDETVIVRDQGTIFLGGPPLVKAATGEVISAEELGGAETHGRKSGVVDHVAENDEHALEIVRSIVANLNTTKTVDMDVREARDPAFDPEELYGVIPTDVRAPYDVREVIARIVDGSEFDEFKALYGTTLVCGFARIWGYPVAILANNGVLFSESALKGAHFIELACKRKIPLVFLQNISGFMVGGKYEAGGIAKDGAKLVTAVASANVPKFTVLIGGSFGAGNYGMCGRAYSPRFLFTWPNSRISVMGGEQAASVLATIKRDGMEAKGETWAAEDEEAFKAPVRDRYESEGDPYFATARLWDDGIIDPPQTRDVLGLAISASLNAPIPETTFGIFRM; encoded by the coding sequence ATGCCCAAGCTCAAAAGCGCCATAGATTCCAAAGGCGAAGCCTTCGCCCGTAACGCGCAGACCAACCGCGCCCTCGCCGAACAACTGCACGAGCGGGTGGCCCAGGCGGCCCTCGGCGGCCCCGAAGCATCACGCACGCGCCACACCTCCCGCGGCAAGCTTTTGCCTCGGGAGCGGGTCGAACGGCTTCTGGATGCGGGAGCGCCGTTCCTGGAAGTGGGCCAATTGGCGGCCCACGGCCTCTATGGCGACGAGGCGCCCGGAGCGGGCGTGATCGCGGGCGTCGGTCGAGTCTCGGGACGGGAGGTGATGATCGTCGCCAACGACCCGACCGTCAAAGGCGGCGCCTACTTTCCGATGACGGTGAAGAAGCACCTGCGCGCGCAAGAGATCGCCCAGCAGAACCGACTGCCGTGCATCTATCTGGTCGACAGCGGCGGGGCGAACCTGCCGCACCAGGCCGAGGTATTCCCGGACCGCGACCATTTCGGCCGCATCTTCTTCAACCAGGCGCGGATGAGCGCCGAGGGGATCGCACAGATCGCCTGTGTCATGGGGTCCTGCACGGCTGGCGGCGCCTATGTGCCGGCCATGTCCGACGAAACGGTGATTGTCCGCGACCAGGGCACCATCTTCCTGGGCGGCCCGCCCTTGGTGAAGGCCGCGACGGGCGAGGTGATCAGCGCCGAAGAACTTGGCGGCGCCGAAACCCACGGCCGCAAGTCCGGCGTGGTGGACCATGTGGCCGAGAACGACGAGCACGCGCTGGAGATCGTGCGCTCGATCGTCGCCAACCTGAATACCACCAAGACGGTCGATATGGACGTGCGCGAGGCCCGCGACCCGGCGTTCGATCCTGAAGAACTGTATGGCGTTATCCCCACCGACGTACGCGCGCCTTACGACGTACGCGAGGTGATCGCCCGCATCGTGGACGGCAGCGAATTCGATGAGTTCAAGGCGCTGTATGGCACGACCTTGGTCTGCGGGTTCGCCCGCATCTGGGGCTATCCGGTGGCGATCCTGGCCAACAACGGGGTGCTGTTCAGCGAGAGCGCCCTGAAGGGCGCGCACTTCATCGAACTGGCCTGCAAGCGGAAGATCCCGCTGGTGTTCCTGCAGAACATCTCGGGCTTCATGGTCGGCGGGAAATATGAGGCCGGCGGCATCGCCAAGGACGGGGCCAAGCTGGTGACGGCGGTCGCCTCGGCCAATGTGCCCAAGTTTACGGTGCTGATCGGCGGCAGCTTCGGCGCCGGCAATTACGGCATGTGTGGCCGGGCCTATTCGCCGCGCTTCCTGTTCACCTGGCCCAACAGCCGGATCAGCGTCATGGGCGGCGAGCAGGCGGCCAGTGTGCTGGCGACCATCAAGCGGGACGGCATGGAGGCCAAGGGTGAGACCTGGGCCGCGGAGGACGAGGAAGCGTTCAAGGCGCCGGTCCGCGATCGCTATGAGAGCGAGGGCGATCCTTATTTCGCCACCGCCCGCTTGTGGGATGACGGCATCATTGATCCACCGCAAACCCGGGACGTTCTGGGTCTGGCAATCTCCGCCAGCCTGAACGCCCCGATCCCCGAGACCACGTTCGGCATCTTCCGGATGTGA
- a CDS encoding D-alanyl-D-alanine carboxypeptidase — translation MNQHARRLLTAFGLAAGLIVSAPAAMAAPILKVPTSEPRYAAIVMDANSGEILYNKRADSPRYPASITKVMTMYLAFEALSEGKLRLTDNIVVSPRAAAQQPTKLGLRAGSQITVDEALRSLALKSANDMAVAMAERLAGTETRFGALMTLRAQELGMTNTRFVNASGLPDSRQISTAHDLAILSRAVMRDFPQYYSYFGQQNAVIRGQAMRNHNKLLGKVPGVDGLKTGFTNASGYNLAASAVQNNRRLIAVVLGGPSGAARDNSVEDLLLTGFDVIKRRGRGERITVAQNLFEPEPSGPIMRPSIEQGDAEQDNLKIVLTENPSAPAKMAVQKKMPAKAAGAYKVQVGAFKQKSLAGKQLQITERKFAKVFANADGAVEAGPGGSFRARFGGFSADGAKRACATLTAQRQVCMIVKP, via the coding sequence ATGAACCAGCACGCCCGCCGCCTGCTTACCGCATTCGGCCTCGCCGCCGGCCTGATCGTCTCGGCTCCCGCCGCGATGGCTGCGCCAATCCTGAAGGTTCCGACCTCCGAGCCTCGTTACGCGGCCATTGTGATGGACGCCAATTCCGGCGAAATCCTCTACAATAAACGTGCTGACAGTCCCCGGTATCCCGCGTCGATCACCAAGGTGATGACGATGTACCTGGCCTTCGAGGCCTTGTCGGAAGGCAAGCTACGGCTGACGGACAACATCGTCGTGTCGCCTCGCGCCGCCGCCCAGCAGCCGACAAAGCTGGGGCTGCGCGCTGGTTCCCAAATCACGGTCGATGAAGCTCTACGCTCCCTGGCCCTCAAGTCGGCCAACGACATGGCCGTCGCCATGGCCGAACGTCTGGCCGGCACCGAGACCCGCTTTGGCGCCCTCATGACCCTGCGCGCGCAAGAGCTGGGCATGACCAACACCCGCTTCGTGAACGCGTCGGGCCTGCCCGACAGCCGTCAGATCTCGACCGCTCACGACCTGGCGATCCTGTCGCGGGCCGTCATGCGCGACTTCCCGCAGTACTATTCCTACTTTGGCCAGCAGAACGCGGTGATACGCGGCCAAGCCATGCGAAATCACAACAAGCTTCTGGGCAAGGTGCCGGGCGTGGACGGCCTGAAGACCGGCTTCACCAACGCTTCGGGCTACAATCTCGCCGCCTCGGCCGTGCAGAACAATCGTCGCCTGATCGCCGTCGTGCTTGGCGGTCCGTCGGGCGCGGCGCGCGACAACAGTGTCGAGGACCTGCTGCTCACCGGCTTTGACGTCATCAAGCGCCGCGGTCGTGGCGAGCGTATCACTGTTGCCCAGAACCTGTTCGAGCCCGAGCCCAGCGGCCCGATCATGCGCCCCTCCATCGAGCAGGGCGACGCTGAACAGGACAACCTCAAGATCGTCCTGACCGAAAATCCCTCGGCTCCGGCCAAGATGGCTGTCCAAAAGAAGATGCCGGCCAAGGCCGCCGGCGCCTACAAGGTGCAGGTCGGCGCCTTTAAGCAAAAGAGCCTCGCCGGCAAGCAGTTGCAGATCACCGAGCGCAAGTTCGCCAAGGTGTTCGCTAACGCTGACGGCGCAGTGGAAGCGGGTCCCGGCGGTTCGTTCCGCGCTCGCTTTGGCGGCTTTTCCGCTGACGGCGCCAAGCGCGCCTGCGCCACCCTGACCGCCCAGCGTCAGGTCTGCATGATCGTCAAGCCGTAA
- a CDS encoding acetyl/propionyl/methylcrotonyl-CoA carboxylase subunit alpha yields the protein MIQSVLIANRGEIARRVIRTARRLGVRTIAVYSEADADAPHVHEADEAVLIGPAPARESYLLPEKILAAAKATGAEAIHPGYGFLSENAAFAQAVMDAGLVWIGPPPSAITAMGLKDAAKALMIQAGVPTTPGYLGDDQSEERLSAEAAKIGFPVLIKAVAGGGGKGMRKVEAAADFIAALGSCRREAAASFGDDRVLLEKYVTRPRHIEVQVFGDSHGQVVHLFERDCSLQRRHQKVIEEAPAPGMDASTRAAVCDAAVKAAKAVNYVGAGTVEFIADASEGLRADRIWFMEMNTRLQVEHPVTEAVTGQDLVEWQLRVASGEALPLKQDEISLDGWAMEARLYAENPATGFLPSTGPLDHFRLPDTLRVDSAVEEGGEVTPFYDPMIAKLIAHAPSREAAAAKLAQACREVEVWPVRTNAAFLARCADHPDFVAGRIDTGFIEARLETLVPVVTPSDDAKAVAVAALLSQDAEDGSPWSPAEGLAGFRLNRVSRAPVRLVHDGHVVEVAVPGEVEADVLLGEDGEIVLFEDGEALVFTAPRAQSGGETGGSGDGAVRSPMPGKIVSVSVKAGDAVIKGQALLVLEAMKMEHALTAPFDGVVAELTATTGAQVSEGITLARLEPAA from the coding sequence ATGATCCAATCTGTCCTGATCGCCAACCGGGGCGAGATCGCGCGTCGGGTGATCCGCACCGCGCGCCGCCTGGGCGTGCGCACCATCGCCGTCTATTCCGAAGCCGACGCCGACGCGCCGCACGTCCACGAAGCGGACGAGGCGGTGCTGATCGGCCCTGCGCCGGCGCGCGAGAGCTATCTGCTGCCCGAGAAGATCCTGGCCGCGGCCAAGGCGACGGGCGCGGAGGCGATCCACCCCGGTTACGGCTTCCTGTCCGAGAACGCCGCATTCGCCCAAGCGGTGATGGACGCGGGTCTTGTCTGGATCGGCCCGCCGCCGTCGGCGATCACAGCCATGGGTCTGAAGGACGCGGCCAAGGCGCTGATGATCCAGGCGGGCGTGCCGACCACGCCTGGCTATCTGGGCGACGACCAGTCGGAAGAACGGCTGTCGGCCGAGGCGGCCAAGATCGGCTTCCCGGTTCTGATCAAGGCGGTGGCCGGCGGCGGCGGCAAGGGCATGCGCAAGGTCGAGGCGGCGGCGGATTTTATCGCCGCCCTGGGTTCGTGTCGTCGCGAGGCGGCGGCCAGCTTTGGCGATGATCGGGTGCTGCTGGAGAAATACGTCACCCGCCCGCGCCATATCGAGGTGCAGGTGTTTGGCGACAGCCATGGTCAGGTCGTCCACCTGTTCGAACGCGACTGCTCACTGCAGCGTCGCCACCAGAAAGTGATCGAGGAGGCGCCAGCGCCGGGCATGGACGCCTCGACCCGCGCCGCCGTCTGCGACGCCGCGGTCAAGGCCGCAAAGGCTGTGAACTATGTGGGCGCTGGGACTGTGGAGTTCATCGCCGACGCCTCCGAAGGTCTTCGCGCCGACCGCATCTGGTTCATGGAGATGAACACCCGCCTGCAAGTGGAGCATCCCGTGACCGAAGCCGTCACTGGCCAGGATCTGGTCGAGTGGCAACTGCGGGTCGCCTCGGGCGAGGCGCTGCCCCTGAAGCAGGACGAGATCAGCCTGGATGGCTGGGCCATGGAGGCGCGCCTTTATGCCGAGAACCCCGCGACGGGGTTCCTGCCGTCCACGGGACCGCTGGATCACTTCCGCTTGCCCGACACTCTGCGCGTCGACAGCGCGGTGGAGGAGGGCGGCGAGGTGACGCCCTTCTACGATCCGATGATCGCCAAGCTGATCGCCCATGCGCCGAGCCGCGAGGCGGCGGCCGCCAAGCTGGCCCAGGCCTGCCGCGAGGTCGAGGTGTGGCCGGTGCGAACCAACGCCGCCTTCCTGGCCCGCTGTGCGGACCATCCGGACTTTGTCGCCGGTCGCATTGACACCGGATTTATCGAGGCCCGGCTGGAGACCCTGGTCCCGGTCGTGACGCCGTCCGATGACGCCAAGGCCGTGGCGGTGGCGGCCCTGCTGTCGCAGGACGCCGAGGACGGGTCGCCCTGGTCGCCGGCCGAGGGATTGGCGGGCTTCCGTCTGAACCGCGTTAGCCGTGCGCCCGTGCGGCTGGTCCATGATGGTCATGTGGTCGAGGTCGCCGTGCCAGGCGAGGTGGAGGCGGACGTCCTGCTGGGCGAGGACGGCGAGATCGTCCTGTTCGAGGACGGCGAGGCTCTGGTCTTCACCGCTCCCCGTGCGCAGTCCGGCGGCGAGACAGGCGGCAGTGGCGACGGGGCGGTCCGTTCGCCCATGCCGGGCAAGATCGTCAGCGTCTCGGTAAAGGCGGGCGACGCCGTAATCAAAGGTCAGGCGCTGCTGGTCCTGGAGGCCATGAAGATGGAGCATGCCCTGACCGCGCCCTTCGACGGCGTGGTGGCGGAGCTGACTGCGACGACTGGCGCACAGGTTTCCGAGGGGATCACTCTGGCGAGACTCGAGCCGGCGGCCTAA
- a CDS encoding methyltransferase domain-containing protein, whose protein sequence is MPSWDPALYERYKRYRDRPALDLMLQIPRGEPPQEIWDLGCGTGEHAALLARRYPHARVHGLDSSPQMIAECRRRPETVNWVLGDLNAFDTPADLIFTNAALQWAPDHQTLFPRLMKLVRPGGVFACQMPMAYESVHHGILRNTAAEGPWAEPLKRAVAIRPMLAASDYYDWLAPLSDRVDIWSTQYLHVLEGDDAVVDWMSGTALRPYFDALEGSPLREAFLDAFRANIAKAFPVRPDGTTLFPFERLFIVAQRAP, encoded by the coding sequence ATGCCCAGCTGGGACCCCGCGCTATACGAACGTTACAAGCGCTATCGGGACCGCCCGGCCCTGGATCTGATGCTTCAGATTCCCCGAGGCGAGCCGCCCCAGGAGATATGGGACCTGGGATGTGGAACGGGCGAGCACGCCGCCTTGCTGGCGCGCCGCTATCCCCATGCGCGGGTCCACGGCCTGGATTCCAGCCCGCAGATGATCGCTGAATGCCGAAGGCGGCCCGAGACGGTGAACTGGGTGTTGGGCGACCTGAACGCCTTCGACACCCCGGCGGACCTGATTTTCACCAACGCGGCGCTGCAATGGGCGCCCGATCACCAGACGCTGTTTCCGCGGCTGATGAAGCTGGTTCGGCCCGGCGGCGTGTTCGCCTGTCAGATGCCCATGGCCTATGAGAGCGTCCACCACGGGATATTGCGCAATACGGCGGCGGAGGGTCCGTGGGCGGAGCCGTTGAAACGGGCGGTCGCCATCCGTCCCATGCTGGCCGCGTCGGACTATTATGACTGGCTGGCGCCCCTGAGCGACCGGGTCGATATCTGGAGCACGCAGTACCTGCATGTGCTGGAGGGCGATGATGCGGTCGTCGACTGGATGAGCGGGACGGCGCTGCGGCCCTATTTCGACGCGCTGGAGGGCTCGCCCCTGCGCGAGGCTTTCCTCGACGCGTTCCGCGCCAATATCGCGAAGGCCTTTCCGGTGCGGCCCGACGGGACGACCCTGTTCCCATTCGAGCGCCTGTTCATCGTTGCGCAGCGAGCTCCCTGA
- a CDS encoding enoyl-CoA hydratase-related protein produces the protein MVELNPMSDPLVEVPDTDAVSDLVQIEGTVDGAVTVTINRPAKKNAFDSATIAALRQAFETLHGAEGVRVVFLRGAGGVFSAGADLEWMRSAADWTESDNREDAMELAAMLKALHDVPALTVALVEGAAFGGGAGLVAACDMAIATQDVKFSFSEVKLGLTPATISPYVVAAIGPRNAKVLFATGRVFGAGDAQAYGLVSEVVPDSETMDAIKAALADGMKACAPGAVGDSKALVDAVVSRPIDHGLMEETARQIARRRVSEEGQEGVRAFLDKRKPSWAE, from the coding sequence ATGGTCGAACTGAACCCGATGTCCGATCCGCTTGTCGAAGTCCCTGATACCGACGCCGTGAGCGATCTGGTGCAGATCGAAGGCACGGTGGACGGCGCGGTCACGGTGACCATCAACCGTCCGGCCAAGAAGAACGCCTTCGATTCGGCGACGATCGCCGCGCTGCGTCAGGCCTTCGAGACCCTGCATGGGGCGGAGGGGGTGCGGGTGGTGTTCCTGCGTGGGGCGGGCGGCGTGTTCAGCGCCGGGGCGGACCTGGAGTGGATGCGCTCGGCCGCCGACTGGACCGAATCCGATAACCGCGAGGACGCCATGGAACTGGCGGCCATGCTGAAGGCCCTGCACGACGTGCCGGCGTTGACAGTGGCGCTGGTCGAGGGCGCGGCGTTTGGCGGGGGCGCCGGGCTGGTCGCGGCCTGCGACATGGCTATCGCCACCCAGGATGTGAAGTTCTCGTTCTCGGAAGTGAAGCTGGGCCTGACCCCGGCGACGATCAGCCCCTATGTGGTCGCCGCCATCGGGCCGCGCAACGCCAAGGTGCTGTTCGCCACCGGCCGGGTGTTCGGCGCCGGCGACGCACAGGCCTATGGCTTGGTCAGCGAGGTTGTGCCCGACAGCGAGACCATGGACGCCATCAAGGCCGCGTTGGCCGACGGCATGAAAGCTTGCGCGCCCGGCGCCGTGGGTGACAGCAAGGCGCTTGTCGACGCCGTGGTCAGCCGTCCGATCGATCATGGGCTGATGGAGGAGACCGCGCGCCAGATCGCGCGTCGCCGCGTCAGCGAGGAAGGGCAAGAGGGCGTCCGCGCCTTCCTCGATAAGCGCAAGCCGAGCTGGGCCGAATAA
- a CDS encoding J domain-containing protein: MLYLVIGAGLLALLVSLGRAGSWSRMKGEGWRVAFGAGAIAVFSAAAFLGIRGAWGTSLVLLVVGLGLATAARGQRARPQARAPQVVSGLTAREARDILGVSEGASPEQIQAAYGRLIRMAHPDKGGTAGLAAQLNAARDRLLKR; this comes from the coding sequence ATGCTTTATCTTGTTATTGGGGCGGGGCTTCTGGCCTTGCTGGTGTCGCTTGGCCGGGCCGGCTCATGGAGCCGGATGAAGGGCGAGGGCTGGCGCGTGGCCTTTGGGGCCGGCGCCATAGCTGTCTTTTCCGCCGCCGCGTTCCTTGGCATCCGTGGGGCCTGGGGGACCAGCCTAGTGCTGCTGGTGGTTGGTCTGGGATTGGCCACTGCTGCCCGTGGCCAGCGAGCCCGTCCGCAGGCGCGTGCGCCACAAGTCGTCTCCGGCCTCACGGCGCGGGAGGCGCGCGATATCCTAGGTGTTTCCGAGGGGGCTAGCCCTGAACAGATACAGGCGGCCTATGGCCGCCTGATCCGAATGGCGCATCCCGACAAGGGCGGAACCGCAGGACTGGCCGCGCAGCTGAACGCCGCGCGGGACCGTCTTCTGAAGCGCTGA
- a CDS encoding DUF1489 domain-containing protein, with protein sequence MALNMIKLCVGCDTIEELQEWHKEADRPWIMQTRMTPKRIDELLDGGSLYRVFKGVILCRQVILSIDTVGEGQAARCEVTLDRNVIRVEPQPRRAFQGWRYLTAEDAPRDLAVGDLGDMPPELARQLRELGAW encoded by the coding sequence ATGGCGCTCAACATGATCAAGCTCTGCGTTGGTTGCGACACCATCGAAGAGCTCCAGGAATGGCACAAGGAAGCGGATCGTCCGTGGATCATGCAGACCCGCATGACCCCCAAGCGGATCGATGAGCTTCTCGACGGCGGCTCGCTGTATCGCGTGTTCAAGGGCGTGATCCTATGCCGGCAGGTCATCCTGTCGATCGACACCGTGGGCGAGGGGCAGGCGGCCCGTTGCGAGGTCACCCTCGACCGCAACGTGATCCGGGTCGAGCCGCAGCCGCGCCGGGCCTTCCAGGGCTGGCGCTATCTGACCGCCGAGGATGCGCCCCGCGATCTGGCGGTGGGTGATCTGGGCGACATGCCGCCCGAGCTGGCGCGCCAACTGCGTGAACTCGGCGCCTGGTAA